One Lachnospiraceae bacterium C1.1 genomic region harbors:
- a CDS encoding polysaccharide biosynthesis protein, whose protein sequence is MFKGKTLMITGGTGSFGNAVLKRFLDTQIKEIRIFSRDEKKQDDMRHIYNNPKIKYYIGNVRSLQSLEDAMHGVDYIFHAAALKQVPSCEFFPVEAVKTNVIGTDNMLTAAIHEGVKKVICLSTDKAAYPINAMGTSKAMMEKVFVAKSRTIEPDETLICGTRYGNVMCSRGSVIPLFIEQIKSGNPITITEPKMTRFIMSLEEAVELVIYAFNHANSGDIMVQKAPACTIETLAQAVKELMGVPDYETKIIGIRHGEKMSETLLTSEECSRALDEGGFFRVPADNRDLNYDKYFTKGMTERPKFDTFNSDNTEILGVEAVKEKLLKLQYIQDELAAWKEAKR, encoded by the coding sequence ATGTTTAAGGGGAAAACGCTTATGATAACCGGAGGAACAGGTTCCTTCGGAAATGCTGTACTTAAGCGATTTCTGGATACACAGATAAAAGAGATCAGAATTTTTTCAAGGGATGAGAAAAAGCAGGATGATATGCGTCATATCTACAATAATCCCAAGATTAAATATTATATAGGAAATGTACGTTCACTTCAGTCGCTGGAAGACGCAATGCATGGTGTCGATTATATTTTCCATGCGGCAGCCTTAAAACAGGTTCCGAGTTGTGAATTTTTCCCGGTAGAGGCAGTAAAGACAAACGTTATCGGAACAGATAATATGCTTACGGCAGCTATACATGAGGGAGTTAAAAAAGTTATCTGCCTTTCTACAGATAAGGCAGCATATCCTATCAATGCCATGGGTACCTCAAAGGCTATGATGGAAAAAGTTTTTGTTGCAAAAAGCCGCACAATAGAACCGGATGAGACGCTTATCTGCGGAACGAGATACGGAAATGTAATGTGCTCAAGAGGCTCTGTAATACCTCTTTTCATAGAGCAGATAAAAAGCGGAAATCCTATAACGATCACTGAGCCTAAAATGACACGCTTCATAATGTCATTAGAGGAAGCGGTTGAGCTGGTTATCTATGCATTTAATCATGCCAACAGCGGAGACATCATGGTTCAGAAAGCACCTGCATGCACTATTGAGACACTTGCGCAGGCAGTTAAGGAACTTATGGGTGTTCCTGATTATGAAACAAAGATAATCGGTATCAGACACGGAGAAAAGATGTCTGAAACGCTTCTTACATCTGAGGAATGTTCAAGAGCTTTAGATGAGGGTGGATTCTTCAGAGTACCTGCTGATAACAGAGACTTAAACTACGACAAATACTTTACAAAAGGTATGACAGAGCGTCCGAAATTCGATACCTTTAATTCGGATAATACTGAAATTCTCGGAGTAGAGGCTGTTAAGGAAAAACTGCTCAAGCTTCAGTATATACAGGATGAACTTGCTGCCTGGAAGGAAGCCAAGAGATAA
- a CDS encoding glycosyltransferase family 4 protein has protein sequence MNVLCLFQKFSFKSSTIYLDLVNELEKEGHSVFIIAGSSDNDIDYKKLYVKGRKKTAYVRLPDQFHADKIRKGLIQLTIGRKMLSAAKKFFWDEKVDIIIYPTPPITLAGIIRPLGDHFRAVTYLMLKDIFPQNAVDLKMMSEGGLLHKYFRKMEKKLYASSDRIGCMSNGNIEYIRQHESEIPNEKLELFPNTVRILPESEPSFTKEEPTVFMFGGNLGKPQAIKFLMEGIKALKSYNRARFEIIGDGTEAGYVKSFIEENSLENVTFASELPRDEYEEKLKNADIGLVMLSPDFTIPNYPSRTLSYMQLSKPILAVTDRITDLHALVTYEAACGWWCPSDNTASFVATVRKICEERDSYEELGKNGRKYLEENFDVKRSVKILEEACAKA, from the coding sequence ATGAACGTATTATGCTTATTTCAAAAATTTAGTTTTAAGTCGTCTACAATTTATTTGGATCTGGTAAATGAATTGGAGAAAGAAGGTCACTCAGTATTTATCATTGCGGGATCTTCTGATAACGATATTGATTATAAAAAGTTATATGTGAAGGGAAGAAAAAAGACAGCCTATGTCAGACTTCCGGATCAGTTTCATGCTGACAAGATCCGAAAGGGTCTTATTCAGCTTACAATAGGCAGAAAGATGCTTTCGGCTGCAAAGAAATTTTTCTGGGATGAGAAAGTAGATATTATTATTTATCCAACACCGCCTATTACACTGGCAGGGATCATAAGGCCGCTTGGTGATCATTTTAGAGCGGTAACATACCTTATGCTTAAGGATATATTTCCTCAGAATGCAGTAGATCTTAAAATGATGTCAGAGGGCGGACTTCTTCATAAATATTTCAGGAAGATGGAGAAGAAGCTTTATGCATCTTCTGATCGTATAGGCTGCATGTCGAATGGAAATATAGAGTATATCCGACAGCACGAGAGCGAGATTCCGAATGAAAAGCTGGAGCTTTTTCCCAATACTGTAAGGATACTTCCTGAGTCAGAGCCAAGTTTTACGAAGGAAGAGCCGACAGTATTTATGTTTGGAGGAAACCTTGGAAAGCCTCAGGCAATAAAGTTCCTGATGGAAGGGATCAAGGCATTGAAGAGCTACAACCGTGCCAGATTTGAAATTATAGGTGACGGAACTGAAGCAGGGTATGTGAAAAGCTTTATTGAAGAAAATTCTCTTGAGAACGTGACTTTTGCCAGTGAACTTCCAAGAGATGAATACGAAGAAAAGCTTAAGAATGCAGACATAGGTCTGGTAATGCTGAGTCCGGATTTTACGATTCCGAATTATCCATCGAGGACTTTGTCCTATATGCAGCTTTCAAAACCTATTCTGGCAGTGACCGACAGAATAACAGATCTGCATGCGCTGGTCACATATGAGGCTGCTTGCGGCTGGTGGTGTCCATCAGATAATACCGCGAGTTTTGTCGCGACCGTTCGGAAAATATGTGAAGAACGCGACAGCTACGAGGAACTTGGTAAAAACGGCAGAAAATATTTAGAAGAAAACTTCGACGTAAAGCGTTCGGTAAAGATACTGGAAGAAGCGTGCGCCAAGGCATAG
- a CDS encoding HAD-IA family hydrolase, translating to MNLKAVIFDLDDTLYPEKSYCLSGYRAVSKYLSEKGISSEDENFRLLKDLFEEDAKMVFNRFFDSKNLRYDKDDIKELIRVYREHEPEIEFFPDVLPTIEKLKKLGMRLGILSDGYAAAQRQKVKALNCEAYFEKIVLTDEIGKDAWKPSPRGFEIFMSEFSLSGNEMLYIGDNPTKDFFVKKTAGLATARIIRKNGVYADAEYLDNLHEDYTLESLSDIVEKIK from the coding sequence ATGAATTTGAAGGCAGTTATTTTTGATCTGGATGATACTCTCTATCCTGAAAAAAGCTACTGCCTCAGTGGATACAGGGCTGTATCGAAATATCTGTCAGAAAAGGGAATATCTTCTGAAGATGAAAATTTCAGGCTTCTGAAAGATTTATTTGAAGAAGATGCAAAGATGGTTTTTAATCGTTTTTTTGACAGTAAAAATCTGAGATATGACAAAGATGATATAAAGGAACTTATAAGGGTATATCGCGAACATGAGCCAGAGATAGAATTTTTCCCTGATGTACTTCCAACTATTGAGAAATTAAAGAAGCTGGGAATGAGACTTGGAATTCTTTCGGATGGTTATGCAGCAGCCCAGAGACAGAAAGTAAAGGCATTGAACTGCGAAGCTTATTTTGAAAAGATCGTCCTTACGGATGAAATTGGAAAAGATGCATGGAAGCCTTCTCCAAGAGGCTTTGAAATCTTTATGTCAGAATTTTCGCTTTCCGGAAATGAGATGCTTTACATAGGAGACAATCCGACAAAAGACTTTTTTGTAAAGAAGACAGCAGGTCTTGCTACAGCACGTATAATCCGAAAAAACGGAGTATATGCAGATGCAGAATATTTAGATAACCTGCATGAGGACTATACGCTTGAAAGTCTTTCGGACATTGTAGAGAAGATAAAATGA
- a CDS encoding ATP-grasp domain-containing protein yields the protein MTNVLILSAGRRVELVNCFKNARDRLGIKGSIVAADCSELAPALYFADMNEIVPRISEGDKYIDSIISICNNLDIALIVPTIDTELILLAENKEKIESSSNAKLLISSEQVISVCRNKKNTQAFLEKHGFLVPRMFSDAELNDEEVRAKLKFPLFIKPLDGSSSINAFKVNNNEELETYRKLIDKPMVQDFMEGTEYTVDVFLDFESHIITIVPRVRIATRSGEIAKGLIIRDREIMRDVTRLMQILKPIGHITVQCMKTKRGIEYIEINPRFGGGAPMSIMAGADSCENLYRLLAGEKLEYNENFRDHLTFLRFDQSIMLNENMEREYEFEGSYF from the coding sequence ATGACTAATGTTTTGATACTTTCTGCGGGCAGACGTGTAGAGCTCGTTAATTGTTTTAAGAATGCACGTGACAGACTTGGAATAAAGGGAAGTATAGTTGCAGCAGACTGCTCAGAGCTTGCACCTGCACTCTATTTCGCGGATATGAATGAGATAGTCCCGAGGATTTCTGAGGGAGATAAGTATATCGATTCTATCATAAGCATATGCAATAACCTCGATATAGCGCTTATCGTACCAACTATAGATACGGAGCTGATCCTCCTTGCAGAAAACAAAGAAAAAATAGAGAGCTCTTCTAACGCAAAATTGCTTATATCAAGTGAACAGGTAATTTCTGTGTGCAGAAATAAAAAGAACACACAGGCTTTTCTTGAAAAGCATGGATTCCTGGTACCGAGGATGTTTTCGGATGCAGAGCTTAACGATGAAGAGGTTAGAGCTAAGCTTAAATTCCCTCTTTTCATAAAGCCTCTTGATGGAAGCTCATCAATAAATGCTTTTAAGGTCAATAACAATGAAGAACTTGAGACTTACAGAAAGCTTATTGATAAGCCGATGGTTCAGGATTTTATGGAAGGAACAGAATACACCGTAGATGTATTTCTGGATTTTGAGAGTCATATCATAACGATAGTCCCCAGAGTAAGGATCGCTACACGAAGCGGAGAAATAGCCAAGGGTCTGATCATCCGTGACCGCGAGATAATGAGAGATGTAACGCGTCTTATGCAGATACTTAAACCGATCGGCCATATAACAGTACAGTGCATGAAGACAAAGCGCGGCATTGAGTATATTGAGATCAATCCCAGATTTGGCGGAGGCGCACCGATGTCAATAATGGCAGGGGCAGATTCCTGTGAAAATCTTTACAGGCTTCTGGCAGGCGAAAAACTTGAATATAACGAGAATTTCAGAGATCATCTGACTTTCCTTCGTTTTGATCAGAGTATTATGCTTAATGAAAATATGGAGAGAGAATATGAATTTGAAGGCAGTTATTTTTGA
- a CDS encoding sugar transferase, which produces MIYRKYLKRIFDIVFSLLAIVMLSPVLIITAILVRIKLGSPVLFRQERPGLHGKIFGLYKFRSMTDERDENGELKSDEIRLTSFGKKLRATSLDELPEFFNILKGEMSFVGPRPLLVQYLPLYNERQAHRHDCLPGLTGLAQINGRNALSWEKKFEYDVEYTENISFALDMKIIFMTFGKVFARDGISSSTSATMEVFTGTPKTEETKDD; this is translated from the coding sequence ATGATTTACAGAAAATATTTAAAAAGAATATTCGATATAGTATTTTCGCTTCTGGCGATAGTTATGCTTTCGCCGGTGCTGATAATTACAGCGATCCTTGTAAGGATAAAGCTCGGAAGCCCTGTACTTTTCAGACAGGAAAGACCAGGACTTCATGGTAAAATATTCGGGCTTTATAAGTTCAGAAGCATGACGGATGAACGTGATGAAAATGGAGAGCTTAAATCAGATGAAATAAGGCTTACATCTTTTGGAAAAAAGCTTCGTGCCACATCTCTGGATGAGCTTCCGGAATTTTTTAATATTCTTAAAGGTGAAATGTCATTTGTGGGTCCAAGGCCTCTCCTTGTACAGTATCTGCCTTTGTATAATGAAAGACAGGCACACAGGCATGATTGCCTTCCGGGACTTACGGGGCTTGCACAGATCAACGGAAGAAATGCTCTGAGCTGGGAAAAGAAATTTGAATACGATGTTGAATATACAGAAAATATTTCATTTGCACTTGACATGAAGATTATTTTTATGACTTTTGGAAAAGTATTTGCAAGAGATGGAATAAGTTCATCAACTTCAGCGACAATGGAAGTATTCACCGGAACGCCTAAGACGGAGGAAACAAAGGATGACTAA
- a CDS encoding nucleoside-diphosphate sugar epimerase/dehydratase → MERIFKNKRLLVKRAGLMVYDIFAVMASSAVGLLLRFDLSYTELLHTMGGVIWQEHLWTFLPINIIVSICVFYLFHLYTSLWTYAGVPEMTATISACLTASVIQAVGMIGMGLTMPRSYYFLYCMCLMAFVLASRFAYRLFSTFVLKRTEDARTRNVMIIGAGEAGNSLIREMKTSRYIKKSVMCVIDDDNAKIGSYIHGVKVVGGRDEIIESAAQYNIDEIIIAMPSAPRSHLKAILDICKETKCELKTLPGIYQLVNGEVNVSQLRKVDVEDLLGRDPIEVDLDSIMKYVTDKVVLVTGGGGSIGSELCRQIASHKPKQLIILDIYENNAYDVQQELAKKYPELNLKVLIGSVRNTARIRDVFRTYRPDIVYHAAAHKHVPLMEVSPNEAVKNNVMGTWKVAQAAVDFGVSKFVLISTDKAVNPTNIMGATKRICEMIVQSYNHRGNTVFVAVRFGNVLGSNGSVIPLFKKQIAAGGPVTVTDPNIIRYFMTIPEAVSLVLQAGAYAKGGEIFILDMGEPVKILDLAENLIRLSGYVPGEDIEIKFTGLRPGEKLYEEMLMKEEGMQDTANKLIHIGKPIEFDEDDFYEKLHELNVESKKEQADVGKWIKELVPTYHYIAGNNYIPGEHNE, encoded by the coding sequence ATGGAAAGAATTTTTAAGAATAAAAGGCTGCTGGTAAAGAGAGCAGGCCTTATGGTATATGACATATTTGCAGTTATGGCATCCTCAGCGGTAGGTTTACTGCTGAGGTTTGATTTGAGTTATACAGAATTACTGCATACGATGGGAGGAGTGATATGGCAGGAGCACCTGTGGACCTTCCTTCCTATTAATATTATAGTCAGTATCTGCGTTTTCTATTTATTTCATCTCTATACTAGTCTTTGGACTTATGCCGGTGTTCCGGAAATGACAGCCACTATATCAGCATGTCTTACGGCATCTGTGATACAGGCAGTCGGGATGATCGGCATGGGGCTTACTATGCCCAGAAGTTACTATTTCCTATATTGTATGTGCCTTATGGCATTTGTGCTGGCAAGTCGTTTTGCATATAGACTTTTCAGCACTTTTGTGCTTAAAAGGACAGAGGATGCACGTACAAGGAATGTAATGATAATCGGTGCCGGAGAAGCCGGAAATTCCCTTATCAGGGAGATGAAGACCAGCCGCTATATCAAAAAGAGTGTAATGTGTGTTATTGACGATGATAACGCTAAGATCGGAAGCTATATACACGGTGTTAAGGTTGTAGGCGGACGTGATGAGATAATCGAAAGTGCAGCGCAGTACAATATCGATGAGATCATTATCGCTATGCCTTCTGCACCACGTTCTCATCTTAAGGCTATTCTTGATATATGTAAGGAAACAAAGTGTGAACTGAAGACTCTTCCCGGCATATATCAGCTTGTTAACGGTGAGGTAAATGTAAGCCAGCTTCGTAAAGTAGATGTTGAAGATCTGCTTGGACGTGATCCTATAGAGGTAGATCTGGATTCTATAATGAAGTATGTTACAGATAAGGTCGTTCTTGTAACAGGAGGCGGCGGATCGATCGGGTCAGAGCTTTGCCGACAGATCGCAAGCCATAAGCCAAAGCAGCTAATAATTTTAGATATATACGAAAATAATGCATACGATGTTCAGCAGGAGCTTGCAAAGAAGTATCCGGAGCTGAATCTTAAAGTGCTGATTGGTTCTGTCAGAAATACTGCACGTATAAGGGACGTATTCCGCACATACAGACCTGATATTGTTTATCATGCAGCGGCTCATAAGCATGTTCCGTTAATGGAAGTAAGCCCGAATGAGGCAGTTAAGAATAATGTCATGGGTACCTGGAAGGTGGCCCAGGCAGCAGTGGATTTTGGAGTAAGCAAATTCGTACTGATTTCCACAGATAAGGCAGTAAATCCCACAAATATAATGGGAGCGACAAAACGAATCTGTGAAATGATAGTCCAGTCCTATAATCACAGAGGAAATACTGTATTTGTTGCAGTTCGTTTCGGCAATGTGCTTGGTTCAAATGGTTCAGTAATACCGCTTTTTAAGAAACAGATCGCAGCAGGTGGTCCGGTAACTGTAACAGACCCTAATATAATACGGTATTTCATGACTATCCCAGAGGCTGTGTCACTTGTACTTCAGGCCGGTGCCTATGCAAAGGGCGGAGAAATCTTTATTCTTGATATGGGTGAACCTGTTAAGATACTTGATCTTGCGGAGAACTTAATACGTCTTTCGGGTTATGTTCCGGGTGAGGATATTGAAATCAAATTCACCGGTTTGAGACCCGGAGAAAAACTTTATGAGGAAATGCTCATGAAGGAAGAGGGAATGCAGGATACAGCGAATAAGCTTATACATATAGGAAAGCCCATTGAATTCGATGAAGATGATTTTTATGAAAAGCTTCATGAATTAAATGTTGAGTCTAAAAAAGAACAGGCAGACGTAGGAAAGTGGATCAAAGAACTGGTTCCGACCTACCATTACATTGCGGGAAATAATTATATACCCGGTGAGCATAACGAATGA
- a CDS encoding Na/Pi cotransporter family protein: protein MNSIGYFTLVAGLIGGLAMFLYGMSVMSAALTKISGGKLESILVKVTSNAFFAYLFGVIVTAVVQSSSASTVMVVGLVNSGIMKLTQAVNVILGANLGTTFTAWLLSLNAISSDNFFINLLKPMSFTPFLALIGIAFLMFSKSDKKKNIGTALLGFAVLMFGMDMMSDAVSPLKDVPEFRALLMTFSNPIIGLFVGIFFTMVIQSSAGTIGVVQALSKTVEISYATAIPVTIGAEVGTCITAILSSLGANKNGKRTALMHLYFNIIKAGSFMILFYGTNAIFHYAFLDDQAGMVGVASIHTLVNLIATPLMLPFSGILVKLSLKTIPITEEELEKDGKEIAILDERFLSNPPFALEQCRQAVNDMATYAEKSLFKAMSLINEYDKKTAEEVAELEEMVDRYEDQLGSYLVKINSAQLAVGESHLLTILLHSISDFERISDHAFNVMQVCQDMNEKKQYFSDKAIAELSVFSDAVREIVRISFDGFRTQNLVLAKEVEPLEEVIDGLHMEVKRRHVRRLRKGKCTVELGFSLSDIGTDYERIADHCSNLALSMLAANEDYFDTHEYLEMLKAEKDSNFEHDVEIYENKFRLPLLKKGMEESEISPSFAMEHPIIVNAMMTGNEPIMDEESDDKKKKKKKKKKDK from the coding sequence ATGAATTCAATTGGTTATTTTACGTTGGTAGCAGGGCTGATCGGCGGACTGGCAATGTTCCTTTACGGAATGAGTGTCATGAGCGCAGCATTAACAAAGATATCGGGAGGTAAGCTTGAGAGCATACTTGTCAAGGTGACATCAAATGCTTTCTTTGCTTATCTCTTTGGCGTTATAGTTACAGCAGTGGTGCAGTCTTCATCAGCATCAACGGTTATGGTAGTCGGACTTGTAAACTCCGGCATCATGAAGCTGACACAGGCTGTTAATGTTATACTTGGAGCAAATCTCGGAACCACTTTTACAGCGTGGCTTTTATCATTAAATGCCATAAGTTCGGATAATTTCTTTATAAATCTCTTAAAACCCATGTCATTTACGCCTTTCCTGGCATTGATCGGAATAGCGTTTTTAATGTTCTCAAAATCTGATAAAAAGAAAAATATAGGTACAGCTCTTTTGGGATTTGCTGTATTGATGTTTGGTATGGATATGATGTCTGATGCGGTATCTCCTCTTAAGGATGTGCCTGAGTTCAGAGCACTTCTTATGACCTTCAGTAATCCTATAATCGGTCTTTTCGTCGGTATATTCTTTACAATGGTCATCCAGAGTTCCGCAGGAACGATCGGTGTTGTACAGGCTCTTTCGAAGACTGTCGAGATCAGCTATGCAACAGCTATCCCGGTAACTATCGGTGCTGAGGTAGGAACCTGTATCACAGCCATTCTTTCTTCACTTGGAGCAAATAAAAACGGTAAGCGTACAGCATTGATGCACCTTTATTTCAATATTATAAAGGCCGGATCTTTTATGATCCTTTTCTATGGAACAAATGCGATCTTTCATTATGCATTCCTTGATGACCAGGCAGGAATGGTAGGAGTTGCAAGTATACATACACTGGTAAATCTCATTGCTACACCGCTTATGCTTCCGTTTTCAGGAATACTTGTAAAACTGTCATTGAAAACTATTCCTATTACAGAGGAAGAACTTGAAAAAGACGGAAAAGAAATTGCAATTCTCGATGAGCGTTTCTTAAGCAATCCACCTTTCGCACTTGAGCAGTGCAGACAGGCTGTTAATGATATGGCAACCTATGCTGAGAAATCTTTGTTTAAGGCTATGTCATTGATAAATGAATATGATAAGAAAACTGCAGAAGAGGTTGCTGAACTTGAAGAAATGGTTGACAGATATGAAGATCAGCTTGGAAGCTATCTTGTTAAGATCAATTCTGCACAACTTGCAGTTGGGGAAAGTCATCTGCTTACAATACTTCTTCACAGCATATCCGATTTTGAAAGAATCAGTGATCATGCCTTTAATGTAATGCAGGTCTGCCAGGATATGAATGAGAAAAAACAGTATTTTTCTGACAAGGCGATTGCAGAGCTTTCAGTATTTTCAGATGCGGTAAGAGAAATCGTAAGGATATCATTTGATGGTTTCAGAACACAGAATCTTGTGCTTGCAAAGGAAGTAGAGCCTCTTGAAGAGGTTATAGACGGACTTCACATGGAAGTAAAGAGACGCCATGTAAGAAGACTCAGAAAGGGCAAGTGTACTGTAGAACTTGGATTTTCACTTTCAGATATCGGAACAGATTATGAGAGAATAGCAGATCACTGCAGCAATCTCGCACTCAGCATGCTTGCAGCAAATGAGGATTATTTCGACACACATGAGTATCTCGAAATGCTTAAGGCCGAAAAAGATTCCAACTTTGAGCATGATGTAGAGATATATGAAAATAAATTCCGTCTTCCCCTTTTGAAAAAGGGCATGGAAGAAAGTGAGATATCACCTTCATTCGCAATGGAGCATCCTATCATAGTAAATGCAATGATGACAGGGAATGAGCCGATTATGGATGAAGAATCCGATGATAAGAAGAAAAAGAAGAAAAAGAAGAAAAAAGATAAGTAA
- a CDS encoding shikimate kinase, whose translation MDKLEHIEHIENPEHSQRLEEIRKGIGECDDRIIDALADRMKHIQEIIKYKKSTGIPILQPEQEKKQENTLKEKLGDNQFEEEILDIFKYIVKNSRRVQAKSLFDYNVFLIGFMGAGKSTIASELQRKLEMNRVEMDEMIVEKQGMSISEIFDEYGEAYFRNLESNCLIELQKVKQSIVSCGGGVVMREDNSEHMKKNGRVVLLTASSETILERVKDSDERPILNNHMNVEFINSLQEKRREKYNAVADITVATDGKTADEICDEIIAKLIDFDNAREK comes from the coding sequence ATGGATAAGCTGGAGCATATTGAACACATTGAGAATCCGGAACATTCTCAGAGACTTGAGGAGATCAGAAAAGGCATAGGCGAGTGCGATGACAGGATCATTGATGCACTTGCAGACAGGATGAAGCATATACAGGAGATAATCAAATATAAAAAATCAACCGGTATACCGATCCTTCAGCCTGAACAGGAAAAAAAGCAGGAAAATACTCTTAAGGAGAAACTTGGAGATAATCAGTTTGAGGAGGAAATCCTCGATATATTCAAATATATCGTAAAGAACAGCAGACGTGTCCAGGCTAAGAGTCTTTTTGACTATAATGTATTCCTTATCGGCTTTATGGGCGCCGGAAAGAGCACGATAGCATCAGAGCTTCAGAGAAAGCTTGAGATGAACCGTGTTGAGATGGATGAAATGATCGTAGAGAAGCAGGGAATGTCCATATCTGAAATATTTGATGAGTACGGAGAGGCATATTTCAGAAATCTGGAGAGCAACTGCCTCATCGAACTTCAGAAGGTAAAGCAGTCAATAGTTTCCTGCGGCGGCGGCGTTGTAATGAGAGAAGACAATTCCGAGCATATGAAAAAGAATGGAAGAGTAGTCCTTCTTACAGCAAGTTCAGAGACTATCCTGGAACGTGTAAAGGATTCGGATGAAAGACCTATCCTTAATAATCATATGAATGTAGAATTTATAAACAGCCTTCAGGAAAAAAGAAGGGAAAAATATAATGCGGTAGCTGATATAACGGTTGCTACAGATGGTAAAACAGCAGATGAAATATGCGATGAGATAATAGCAAAACTCATTGATTTCGACAACGCAAGAGAAAAGTAA
- a CDS encoding hemerythrin domain-containing protein codes for MYQFTDDCLIGNDLIDGEHRHLFGMINEAAEAEKNPDANFEELLDSLLRELSEYASYHFEHEENFMKEINDPELPLQQIEHNGFIRLIKRESLKEITRENARERYSDILGFGEKWLYHHIKGSDALIGTGKRTGLSLFEVPMSFSDKYMTNIGFVDEGNRRIFEKIQSVSRIAGILGTDGHIEEVMSELSDLKRMAAEHFTAVENYLSGIGCDVFIKQKRHYDAFVEKVSSVNMNYIDKNRREYLEDLTDFLLYWFSSNMLFIGKNIKFNQIK; via the coding sequence ATGTATCAGTTCACGGATGATTGCCTTATAGGCAATGATTTAATCGACGGCGAACACAGACATTTATTTGGCATGATCAATGAGGCCGCTGAGGCGGAAAAGAATCCGGATGCAAATTTTGAAGAGTTGCTGGACTCATTGCTGAGAGAACTTTCAGAATATGCATCATATCATTTCGAACATGAAGAAAACTTTATGAAAGAAATAAATGATCCGGAATTGCCTTTACAGCAGATCGAGCACAATGGTTTTATCAGACTTATAAAGCGTGAGTCTTTGAAGGAGATTACGCGAGAGAATGCCCGTGAAAGATACAGTGACATTCTCGGCTTTGGTGAAAAATGGCTCTATCATCATATAAAGGGATCGGATGCATTGATAGGTACCGGAAAACGGACCGGGCTCAGCCTTTTCGAAGTGCCCATGAGTTTTTCGGACAAATATATGACAAATATCGGATTTGTAGATGAAGGCAACAGACGCATATTTGAAAAGATTCAGTCAGTAAGCAGGATTGCAGGAATACTGGGAACTGACGGGCATATTGAAGAAGTGATGTCTGAACTTAGTGACCTCAAGAGAATGGCAGCAGAGCATTTTACGGCAGTAGAGAATTATCTGAGCGGGATAGGATGTGATGTATTCATTAAACAGAAGCGGCATTATGACGCTTTTGTTGAGAAGGTATCAAGCGTAAATATGAACTATATCGATAAGAACAGAAGGGAATATCTCGAGGATCTGACAGACTTTCTCCTGTATTGGTTTAGTTCGAATATGCTCTTCATCGGAAAAAACATTAAATTCAATCAAATTAAATAA